One region of Skermanella mucosa genomic DNA includes:
- a CDS encoding LPS-assembly protein LptD yields the protein MKRPERGLRNSLRGGLLALGIAAAAGVPAASAQQAGDDQPVLLNADELTYDETLGIVTATGDVELAQGDRLLLADRVSFNERTRVVTATGNIRLLEPSGDVMFAEYAELTDDLAQGFVQQVRALLTDNSRLAGTEAERTEGGRFMRINRAVYSPCDLCVEDPTRAPLWQLRANRVVHDKEAKEVVYRDAWLEMFGIPVLYTPYFEHPDPTVDRKSGFLSPIFGYGGNLGTFAAVPYYWSIAPDMDATITPMFSTEDGVQLRGEWRQRFERGRLFLDGSIVNADRTTTSGEVKEDRWRGHLFGEGLFDLDETWRAGFNLQQTSDRSYLRRYRISGEDILTSRAFVEGFQGRNYAVANAYRFDDLREIYENEPYVIPLAEAQMLGEPDSLLGGRWSLDFGLVGLQRPEGRDTQRASIEAGWQRQFVADAGLITTVSGSLRGDAYYATDYVRPDDPTGREDSTTDYRLFPQGQITMRYPVARQIGTVQHVIEPIVSFTTSPNVDDQDDIPNEDSQDIELTAYNLFRPNRFPGVDRIDSGTRVTYGAKTGFYGFGGGFSEFFLGQSYQISRNDEALEASGLGEDYSDIVGSVRIQPGPYLDLQYNFQLSEEDLEAQVQQFRVSAGVPVLRAGVNYYYRDRPTSGDTAPRREYLSASLSSSFSQYWSAAVAQSYDLQATDERLRSTSASLTYSDECFTFQIIGSRDNTVRSGEEGGDTIYFRLVFRNLGEVEAPLISSSSQASSQ from the coding sequence TTGAAGCGTCCTGAACGGGGACTGCGGAACAGCTTGCGCGGCGGCCTGTTGGCCCTGGGGATCGCGGCGGCGGCGGGCGTTCCCGCGGCATCGGCGCAGCAGGCCGGGGACGACCAGCCCGTGCTGCTGAATGCCGACGAACTCACCTATGACGAGACCCTGGGCATCGTGACCGCCACGGGCGACGTGGAACTGGCCCAGGGCGACCGCCTGCTGCTGGCCGACCGGGTCTCCTTCAACGAGCGCACCCGGGTGGTGACCGCCACCGGCAATATCCGCCTGCTGGAGCCGAGCGGCGACGTGATGTTCGCGGAATACGCCGAACTGACCGACGACCTGGCCCAGGGGTTCGTGCAGCAGGTCCGCGCCCTGCTGACCGACAATTCCCGGCTCGCCGGGACCGAGGCGGAACGGACCGAAGGGGGCCGCTTCATGCGGATCAACCGGGCGGTCTATTCCCCCTGCGACCTGTGCGTCGAGGACCCGACCCGGGCGCCGCTCTGGCAGCTCCGCGCCAACCGGGTGGTCCATGACAAGGAGGCGAAGGAGGTCGTCTATCGCGACGCCTGGCTCGAGATGTTCGGCATCCCCGTGCTGTACACGCCTTATTTCGAGCATCCCGACCCGACGGTCGACCGGAAGAGCGGCTTCCTGAGTCCCATCTTCGGCTATGGCGGCAATCTCGGGACTTTCGCGGCGGTGCCCTACTACTGGTCGATCGCCCCCGACATGGACGCGACGATCACCCCGATGTTCAGCACGGAGGACGGGGTCCAGCTGCGCGGCGAATGGCGCCAGCGGTTCGAGCGGGGACGCCTGTTCCTCGACGGCAGCATCGTGAACGCCGACCGGACCACGACCTCGGGCGAGGTGAAGGAGGACCGCTGGCGCGGCCACCTGTTCGGCGAGGGCCTGTTCGACCTCGACGAGACCTGGCGGGCGGGCTTCAACCTCCAGCAGACGTCGGACCGATCCTACCTGCGGCGGTACCGGATCAGCGGCGAGGACATCCTGACCAGCCGCGCCTTCGTCGAAGGCTTCCAGGGCCGCAACTACGCGGTCGCGAACGCCTATCGGTTCGACGACCTGCGCGAGATCTATGAGAACGAGCCCTATGTGATCCCGCTCGCCGAGGCCCAGATGCTCGGCGAACCCGACTCGCTGCTGGGCGGGCGCTGGTCGCTGGATTTCGGCCTGGTCGGATTGCAGCGCCCGGAAGGGCGCGACACCCAGCGCGCCTCGATCGAGGCGGGCTGGCAGCGCCAGTTCGTCGCGGACGCGGGGCTGATCACCACGGTCAGCGGCAGCCTGCGGGGCGACGCCTATTACGCCACCGACTATGTCAGGCCGGACGATCCCACCGGGCGGGAGGACAGCACGACCGACTACCGCCTGTTTCCCCAGGGGCAGATCACCATGCGGTATCCGGTGGCGCGCCAGATCGGCACGGTCCAGCACGTGATCGAGCCGATCGTCTCGTTCACCACCTCGCCCAATGTCGACGACCAGGACGACATCCCGAACGAGGACAGCCAGGATATCGAGCTGACCGCCTACAACCTGTTCCGGCCCAACCGCTTCCCCGGCGTCGACCGGATCGACTCGGGCACCCGGGTGACCTACGGCGCCAAGACGGGCTTCTACGGTTTCGGCGGCGGCTTCTCGGAATTCTTCCTGGGACAGAGCTACCAGATCTCCCGGAACGACGAGGCGCTCGAAGCCTCGGGCCTGGGCGAGGATTATTCCGACATCGTCGGCAGCGTCCGCATCCAGCCCGGCCCCTACCTGGACCTGCAGTATAATTTCCAGCTCTCGGAGGAGGACCTGGAGGCTCAGGTCCAGCAGTTCCGCGTCAGCGCCGGCGTTCCCGTGCTGCGCGCCGGCGTCAACTATTACTACCGCGACCGGCCGACCAGCGGCGACACCGCCCCGCGCCGCGAATACTTGTCCGCGTCCCTCAGCTCGTCCTTCTCGCAGTACTGGTCCGCGGCCGTGGCGCAGAGCTACGACCTCCAGGCGACCGACGAGAGGCTGCGCAGCACCAGCGCCTCGCTGACCTACAGCGACGAGTGCTTCACCTTCCAGATCATCGGATCGCGGGACAATACCGTCCGCTCCGGCGAGGAAGGCGGCGACACGATCTATTTCCGCCTGGTGTTCCGCAACCTGGGCGAGGTCGAGGCCCCGCTGATCAGCTCCTCCTCGCAGGCGTCGTCCCAGTAA
- a CDS encoding MraY family glycosyltransferase, protein MTDAIGLFETALLAGTAALSYMATGMVLGYLRRNAILDLPNERSSHTVPTPRGGGWGIMATLLPAFALIGWIVGSFDRIGPVLAGAAGLIAVSWMDDRRSRPALFRLAAQVAAVALGLTALPGHDLVFQGWLPLWADRLAAGFCWLWFVNLFNFMDGIDGLAGSEAASIGAGLALVSVTAGLGVVPLWLALATAGAALGFLGWNWHPARVFMGDVGSVPLGYLLGWLLLGAAGAGAWAAALLVPLYFLADATFTLLRRLAAGKRIWQPHREHIYQRAVQAGRSHSGVVLWVLAANAGLVALAAASVTVGWMALVPGALVVLALMAFLPRPAGRA, encoded by the coding sequence ATGACCGATGCCATTGGCCTGTTCGAAACCGCCCTGCTCGCCGGCACCGCCGCCCTGTCCTACATGGCGACCGGCATGGTGCTCGGTTACCTGCGCCGCAACGCGATCCTCGACCTTCCCAACGAGCGCAGCAGCCATACCGTGCCGACGCCGCGCGGCGGCGGCTGGGGCATCATGGCGACCCTGCTGCCGGCCTTCGCGCTGATCGGCTGGATTGTCGGCTCGTTCGACCGAATCGGACCCGTGCTGGCGGGCGCCGCCGGGCTGATCGCCGTCTCCTGGATGGATGACCGGCGCAGCCGCCCCGCCCTGTTCCGGCTGGCGGCGCAGGTCGCGGCGGTGGCCCTGGGGCTGACGGCGCTGCCGGGCCACGACCTGGTCTTCCAGGGCTGGCTGCCCCTGTGGGCGGACCGGCTGGCGGCGGGCTTCTGCTGGCTCTGGTTCGTCAACCTGTTCAACTTCATGGACGGGATCGACGGGCTGGCGGGCAGCGAGGCCGCCTCGATCGGCGCCGGGCTGGCGCTGGTCTCGGTGACCGCGGGGCTGGGGGTCGTGCCGCTCTGGCTGGCGCTGGCGACGGCCGGGGCGGCGCTGGGGTTCCTCGGCTGGAACTGGCATCCGGCCCGGGTCTTCATGGGCGACGTGGGAAGCGTCCCGCTGGGCTACCTGCTGGGCTGGCTCCTGCTCGGCGCCGCCGGGGCGGGCGCCTGGGCGGCCGCACTCCTGGTCCCGCTCTATTTCCTGGCGGACGCCACCTTCACGCTGCTGCGCCGGCTGGCCGCGGGCAAGCGGATCTGGCAGCCCCACCGCGAGCACATATACCAGCGCGCGGTCCAGGCCGGCCGCAGCCACTCCGGCGTCGTGCTGTGGGTTCTCGCGGCCAATGCCGGCCTGGTGGCCCTGGCCGCCGCGTCGGTGACGGTCGGCTGGATGGCGCTGGTGCCCGGCGCCCTGGTCGTGCTCGCCCTGATGGCCTTCCTGCCCCGTCCGGCCGGGAGGGCATGA
- the lptE gene encoding LPS assembly lipoprotein LptE: MLCLMLLPACGYQPLHGASAPAAQQLSLVQVNNIPNRLGQQLRNSLIDRFYLDGRPASPEYTLDIALNPTVIKLGIAVDDSATRAELNVLAAYTLRNAQGAAVLSGTTTSVSNFNILRSQYATLIGEQDAYDRSVAQLSEDITRRLSLFFNREPVTASAS; this comes from the coding sequence TTGCTCTGTCTGATGCTGCTGCCCGCCTGCGGATACCAGCCGCTCCACGGCGCCAGCGCCCCGGCCGCGCAGCAACTGTCGCTCGTCCAGGTCAACAATATCCCGAATCGCCTGGGGCAGCAGCTCCGCAACAGCCTGATCGACCGGTTCTATCTCGACGGCCGGCCGGCCTCGCCGGAGTACACCCTCGACATCGCTCTGAACCCGACGGTGATCAAGCTGGGCATCGCGGTCGACGACAGCGCCACCCGCGCCGAGCTGAACGTGCTGGCGGCCTATACGCTGCGGAACGCCCAGGGTGCCGCCGTCCTGTCCGGTACCACGACGTCCGTCAGCAACTTCAACATCCTGCGCAGCCAGTACGCGACCCTGATCGGGGAGCAGGACGCCTACGACCGGAGCGTGGCGCAGCTGAGCGAAGACATCACCCGACGGCTGTCGCTGTTCTTCAACCGCGAGCCGGTTACGGCGTCGGCGTCCTAG
- a CDS encoding O-antigen ligase family protein: MSGPAVPARFATACLITLLLAPLIAVTVPRGLAPLMIAGSVIGVVLHRLDTGRWPAPPVRWLVILGGFLAYGALTSLWSIRPGQSLKQAWELGYALVPALFLAVAATRAPLLDGRRAGLFVTAYAAAVILLMLDLLHGLPVYRLMRGGALPDTEFYGSLINRNMVAMAALCWPVCQVLWLRRQRAATALLPVGMIVLVTGGESESAMAGLLVGLVTLAAAMAAPTLVRHLLGVGVVVTFFATIPAMEYLYGLDLIDRGDLPFSFLHRIEIWHYASNLVFERPLLGWGLDSSRSLAENVFVDRGGYSFPVLPLHPHNAILQVWLELGFVGVCLGIAAGLTILRDIGTLPRDSQPVALAAFAGMLAMISVAYGIWQVWWLGALFLSMLAIHVLARQHRVG; the protein is encoded by the coding sequence ATGAGCGGGCCGGCCGTGCCCGCGCGCTTCGCGACCGCTTGCCTGATCACCCTCCTGCTCGCCCCCCTGATCGCGGTCACAGTGCCGCGCGGGCTGGCCCCGCTGATGATCGCCGGCTCGGTCATCGGCGTCGTGCTCCACCGCCTGGACACCGGCCGCTGGCCCGCCCCGCCGGTCCGGTGGCTGGTGATCCTGGGCGGATTCCTGGCCTACGGCGCCCTGACCTCGCTCTGGAGCATCCGGCCGGGGCAGAGCCTCAAGCAGGCCTGGGAACTGGGCTACGCGCTGGTGCCCGCCCTGTTCCTGGCGGTCGCCGCGACCCGGGCCCCGCTGCTGGACGGGCGCCGCGCCGGCCTGTTCGTGACGGCCTACGCCGCGGCGGTGATCCTGCTGATGCTGGACCTGCTGCACGGCCTGCCGGTCTATCGGCTGATGCGCGGCGGCGCCCTGCCCGACACAGAATTCTACGGATCGTTGATCAACCGGAACATGGTCGCGATGGCGGCCCTGTGCTGGCCGGTCTGCCAGGTGTTGTGGCTGCGCCGCCAGCGGGCAGCGACCGCCCTGCTTCCGGTCGGCATGATCGTCCTGGTGACCGGCGGGGAAAGCGAGTCGGCGATGGCCGGGCTGCTGGTCGGCCTGGTGACCCTGGCGGCCGCGATGGCGGCGCCGACCTTGGTCCGGCATCTGCTGGGCGTCGGAGTCGTCGTCACCTTCTTCGCGACCATTCCGGCCATGGAATATCTCTACGGCCTGGATCTGATCGACCGGGGCGACCTGCCCTTCTCGTTCCTCCACCGGATCGAAATCTGGCACTACGCGTCCAACCTCGTGTTCGAGCGCCCGCTGTTGGGCTGGGGACTGGATTCGTCCCGCTCCCTGGCGGAGAACGTGTTCGTCGACCGCGGCGGCTACAGCTTCCCGGTGCTGCCGCTCCACCCGCACAATGCCATCCTTCAGGTCTGGCTGGAGCTTGGATTCGTCGGAGTCTGCCTCGGCATCGCCGCCGGGCTGACCATCCTGCGCGACATCGGCACCCTGCCGCGCGACAGCCAGCCGGTAGCGCTCGCCGCCTTCGCCGGCATGCTCGCCATGATCTCGGTCGCCTATGGAATCTGGCAGGTCTGGTGGCTGGGCGCGCTGTTCCTGTCGATGCTGGCGATCCACGTGCTTGCGCGCCAGCACCGAGTTGGATAG
- a CDS encoding NAD-dependent epimerase/dehydratase family protein has protein sequence MTIFLTGVAGFIGSHVAEALLARGDQVVGIDNMNDYYSVDLKRARLGRLAGRTGFTFIQADVADRDAVGAALKRAGSSGPVTGIVHLAAQAGVRYSLENPYAYADANVVGQVVMLEAARNLDSLEHFVYASSSSVYGANTKLPFSIDDPVDHPVSLYAATKRAGELIAYSFSHIHKLPATGLRFFTVYGPWGRPDMAAYLFCDAIMAGRPIRVFNEGRMERDFTYVDDIVAGVVAALGRPPAPDARGVRSMLYNLGNHKSESLIRFIEVIEQALGRTALKNLEPMQAGDVPATYADIDATRRDLGFEPAIPIEVGIPRFVAWYKDYHGIA, from the coding sequence ATGACGATCTTTCTCACCGGTGTCGCCGGCTTCATCGGCTCCCATGTCGCCGAGGCGCTGCTGGCCCGCGGCGATCAGGTGGTCGGCATCGACAACATGAACGACTATTACAGCGTGGACCTCAAGCGCGCGCGGCTCGGGCGGCTGGCGGGCCGGACCGGCTTCACCTTCATCCAGGCCGACGTGGCCGACCGCGACGCGGTCGGCGCGGCGCTGAAGCGGGCGGGATCGTCCGGACCGGTCACCGGCATCGTCCATCTCGCCGCGCAGGCGGGTGTACGATATTCGCTGGAGAACCCGTACGCCTATGCGGACGCCAACGTGGTCGGCCAGGTGGTCATGCTGGAGGCGGCCCGGAACCTGGATTCCCTGGAGCATTTCGTCTATGCCAGCTCCTCCTCGGTCTACGGCGCAAACACCAAGCTGCCCTTCTCGATCGACGATCCGGTGGACCATCCGGTCTCGCTGTACGCCGCGACGAAGCGTGCGGGCGAGCTGATCGCCTACAGCTTCAGCCACATCCACAAGCTGCCGGCGACCGGGCTGCGGTTCTTCACGGTCTACGGTCCCTGGGGCCGGCCGGACATGGCGGCCTACCTGTTCTGCGACGCGATCATGGCCGGCCGGCCGATCCGGGTGTTCAACGAAGGCCGGATGGAGCGCGACTTCACTTATGTGGACGACATCGTGGCCGGCGTCGTCGCCGCGCTGGGGCGCCCGCCCGCTCCGGACGCGCGCGGCGTACGTTCCATGCTCTACAACCTGGGCAATCACAAGTCGGAGAGCCTGATCCGCTTCATCGAGGTGATCGAACAGGCGCTGGGCCGCACCGCCCTGAAGAACCTGGAGCCGATGCAGGCCGGCGACGTGCCCGCGACCTATGCCGACATCGACGCGACCCGCCGCGATCTCGGTTTCGAACCCGCCATTCCGATAGAAGTGGGTATTCCCCGGTTCGTCGCGTGGTACAAGGACTATCACGGCATCGCATGA
- a CDS encoding oligosaccharide flippase family protein, which yields MAFRLPLLITRNPALMRLARGGGSVMALNVAGMAQALLLQIVLARLLGHEGYGHFAYVMAWINILVYVAVMGHDMLMMRSVAAHQARQEWALLAGVLRHAAGLVGGLSIAISALGAFLISLQPGIPAELGATFLAGFMVLPLLAMLRLNAAVLYGQGQVVLGTAPERLGRDAVVLLLVGAATGLSLALTPPAVMGFVALGGASALILILYLRRRLAVLPAPAPRAIFRRRDWIGSAFVLGLTGGSQLLLQRSDVLMIGWLLTAADAGVYVVACNVAELVLFPYLAVGAIVGPTFAAHYARGERTELAAFMRTTTLMTLAGSLVIGIPLIALAPWILGLFGSEFVDGAGAARILMIGICLRTVIGPSHLMLTMTGHEQQAMRALGCAAAANIALNLVMIPAFGIEGAAAMTTLSLLGSQIAMAAMAWQRVGIPPPLLPRRLLAALGPRDGGPRDADSGG from the coding sequence GTGGCATTTCGACTTCCTCTCCTGATCACGCGAAACCCGGCGCTCATGCGGCTGGCCCGGGGCGGCGGCAGCGTCATGGCGCTGAACGTCGCGGGCATGGCCCAGGCCCTGCTGCTCCAGATCGTGCTCGCCCGCCTGCTCGGCCACGAGGGCTACGGGCATTTCGCCTACGTCATGGCCTGGATCAACATCCTGGTATACGTGGCCGTCATGGGCCACGACATGCTGATGATGCGCAGCGTCGCGGCACACCAGGCCCGTCAGGAATGGGCCCTGCTCGCCGGCGTGCTGCGCCATGCCGCCGGCCTGGTCGGCGGCCTCAGCATCGCGATCTCGGCGCTCGGCGCGTTCCTGATATCCCTGCAGCCGGGGATCCCGGCCGAGCTCGGCGCCACCTTCCTGGCCGGCTTCATGGTGCTGCCCCTGCTCGCCATGCTGAGGCTCAATGCCGCCGTCCTGTACGGGCAGGGCCAGGTGGTGCTGGGCACCGCGCCGGAACGACTCGGACGCGACGCCGTCGTGCTGCTCCTGGTGGGGGCCGCGACCGGCCTGTCGCTGGCGCTGACGCCACCGGCGGTCATGGGGTTCGTGGCGCTGGGCGGGGCGAGCGCGCTGATCCTGATCCTGTATCTGCGCCGGCGCCTCGCGGTGCTGCCCGCCCCCGCGCCCCGCGCGATTTTCCGGCGGCGCGACTGGATCGGCTCGGCGTTCGTCCTGGGGCTTACCGGCGGCAGCCAGCTCCTGCTCCAGCGCAGCGACGTGCTGATGATCGGCTGGCTGTTGACGGCCGCCGACGCCGGCGTCTATGTCGTCGCCTGCAACGTGGCGGAACTGGTGCTTTTCCCGTACCTGGCGGTCGGCGCGATCGTCGGCCCGACGTTCGCCGCCCACTATGCCCGGGGAGAGCGGACCGAACTGGCCGCCTTCATGCGGACGACGACCCTGATGACGCTCGCCGGGTCGCTCGTCATCGGGATTCCGCTGATCGCCCTGGCTCCCTGGATCCTCGGGCTGTTCGGGTCCGAATTCGTCGACGGCGCCGGAGCCGCCCGCATCCTGATGATCGGCATCTGCCTGCGCACCGTGATCGGCCCGAGTCACCTGATGCTGACCATGACGGGGCACGAGCAGCAGGCGATGCGGGCGCTCGGCTGCGCCGCGGCGGCCAATATCGCCCTGAACCTGGTCATGATCCCGGCCTTCGGGATCGAGGGGGCCGCCGCCATGACCACCCTGTCGCTGCTGGGCAGCCAGATCGCCATGGCGGCCATGGCCTGGCAGCGGGTCGGCATCCCGCCGCCCCTGCTGCCGCGCCGCCTGCTGGCCGCCCTGGGGCCGCGCGACGGCGGGCCGCGTGACGCGGACAGCGGCGGCTGA
- a CDS encoding polysaccharide biosynthesis protein: MKFDRAGLAYFHDLLMTGLAFVAAFYLRVGDDLFGFHFEGLLEGLVVVLLTAAITYRLLGLYRGIWRYASAPDLILVTKAATVVSVVSVLLLFLLTRLDTIPRSIPVIQWFVLLFLLGGPRFGYRLFKDRRLALSDFSGGGQQVPVLLVGAEDGADQLIRALSQTPQSAYRVVGVVDDKGGRIGREIRGVPVLGGVGDLTSVVESLHRRGVKPQRLIVTKPETDHDGDLIRRLLDLAEPLGLSLSRLPSLTEFKDALGEGKIELRPIAVEDLLGRPQTVLNRSAIEGLIAGRRVLVTGAGGTIGSELTRQIAALGPAELTMVDAGEFNLYTIDGEIRSRYPNLACRSVIADVRERARVLRLFQDARPDLVFHAAALKHVPLVEANPEEGVLTNAIGTRNVADAARTAGTRAMVLISTDKAINPSSVMGATKRAAESYCQSLDLLPASEGASTRFMTVRFGNVLGSSGSVVPLFQRQLAAGGPLTVTHPDMRRYFMTVREAVELVLQASAYGSAHPQGRGRIFVLDMGEPVKIVDLARNMIRLVGLRPDKDIRIEFTGLRPGEKLFEELLSEGEAPTRTSADGVFQASPRAIDHAVINRLLNELELAARATDRPRTLATLRTLVPDFRSEGATAEAPRREPGSDRHEPARMSGPE, from the coding sequence ATGAAATTCGATCGAGCCGGCCTCGCCTACTTCCACGACCTCCTGATGACGGGTCTCGCCTTCGTCGCGGCGTTCTACCTGCGCGTGGGGGACGACCTGTTCGGGTTCCATTTCGAAGGCCTGCTGGAGGGCCTCGTGGTGGTCCTGCTGACCGCGGCCATCACCTACCGCCTGCTGGGACTTTACCGCGGGATCTGGCGCTACGCGTCGGCCCCGGACCTGATCCTGGTGACCAAGGCCGCCACCGTCGTTTCGGTCGTGTCCGTCCTGCTGCTGTTCCTGCTGACCCGGCTGGACACGATCCCGCGCTCGATCCCGGTGATCCAGTGGTTCGTGCTCCTGTTCCTGCTCGGCGGGCCGCGCTTCGGCTACCGCCTGTTCAAGGACCGGCGGCTGGCCCTGTCCGACTTCTCCGGCGGCGGGCAGCAGGTGCCGGTGCTGCTGGTCGGCGCCGAGGACGGCGCGGACCAACTGATCCGCGCGCTCTCCCAAACGCCCCAGTCGGCGTACCGCGTGGTCGGCGTGGTGGATGACAAGGGCGGCCGGATCGGTCGGGAAATCCGCGGCGTGCCGGTGCTGGGCGGCGTGGGCGACCTGACCTCAGTGGTCGAATCGCTGCACCGGCGCGGCGTGAAGCCGCAGAGGCTGATCGTAACCAAGCCGGAAACTGACCATGACGGCGACCTGATCCGCCGGCTGCTCGATCTCGCCGAACCGCTGGGACTGTCGCTCAGCCGCCTGCCCAGCCTGACCGAGTTCAAGGACGCGCTGGGTGAAGGCAAGATCGAGCTTCGGCCGATCGCGGTGGAGGACCTGCTGGGCCGCCCCCAGACGGTGCTGAACCGAAGCGCCATCGAAGGCCTGATCGCCGGGCGCCGGGTATTGGTCACCGGTGCCGGCGGCACGATCGGCAGCGAGCTGACGCGCCAGATCGCGGCACTGGGCCCGGCTGAGCTGACCATGGTCGATGCGGGCGAATTCAATCTCTACACGATCGACGGCGAGATCCGGAGCCGGTACCCGAACCTGGCCTGCCGAAGCGTCATCGCGGACGTGCGCGAACGCGCCCGCGTGCTGCGGCTGTTCCAGGACGCCCGGCCCGACCTTGTGTTCCACGCCGCCGCCCTGAAGCACGTTCCGCTGGTCGAGGCCAACCCGGAGGAGGGCGTGCTGACCAATGCCATCGGCACGCGCAACGTCGCCGACGCGGCGCGGACGGCCGGCACCCGCGCCATGGTCCTGATCTCCACCGACAAGGCGATCAACCCGAGCAGCGTGATGGGCGCCACCAAGCGCGCCGCCGAATCCTATTGCCAGTCGCTGGACCTGCTGCCGGCGTCGGAGGGGGCCAGCACCCGGTTCATGACGGTCCGGTTCGGCAACGTGCTGGGCTCCAGCGGCTCGGTGGTCCCGCTGTTCCAGCGCCAGCTCGCGGCGGGCGGCCCGCTGACGGTCACCCATCCGGACATGCGGCGCTACTTCATGACCGTGCGCGAGGCGGTCGAGCTGGTGCTCCAGGCATCCGCCTACGGCTCGGCCCACCCCCAGGGCCGCGGCCGGATCTTCGTGCTCGACATGGGCGAGCCGGTGAAGATCGTCGATCTGGCCCGCAACATGATCCGGCTGGTCGGGCTCCGCCCGGACAAGGACATCCGGATCGAGTTCACCGGGCTGCGGCCGGGCGAGAAGCTGTTCGAGGAACTGCTGTCCGAGGGCGAGGCGCCGACCCGCACCAGCGCCGACGGGGTGTTCCAGGCATCGCCCCGCGCGATCGACCACGCGGTGATCAACCGGCTTCTGAACGAGCTGGAGCTTGCCGCGCGCGCGACCGACCGGCCCAGGACCCTGGCCACCCTGCGCACCCTTGTCCCCGATTTCCGGTCGGAGGGTGCCACGGCGGAGGCCCCGCGCCGGGAACCGGGCTCCGATCGACATGAACCCGCAAGGATGAGCGGCCCAGAATGA
- a CDS encoding NAD-dependent epimerase/dehydratase family protein — translation MMRVLVTGATGFVASALIPMLACRGHHVRAAVRRPGPLPVPDTAAVGDIGPETDWARALDGVDAVVHLAARVHQTEEPGESAAALDLHRRVNREGTRRLAEAAAAAGVRRMVLVSTIKAVTENGAEDAVTDETPPRPSSPYGISKLEAEQALEAVAARTGLEQVVVRPPLVYGPGVGANFRQLMELCRRAPPLPFGSIRNRRSLVYVGNLAGAITACVEHRDAPGHRFLVHDGPVLSTPDLIRALARALGRPARLFGVPPPLLGAAFSLIGRRDAFDRLAASLELDDRAIRKSLGWQPNWSQEDALRLTAEWFNAAAGP, via the coding sequence ATGATGCGCGTCCTGGTGACCGGAGCGACCGGCTTCGTCGCGTCCGCCCTGATTCCGATGCTCGCCTGCCGGGGCCACCATGTCCGCGCCGCGGTCCGCCGTCCCGGCCCCCTCCCCGTCCCCGACACGGCGGCGGTCGGCGACATCGGCCCGGAAACCGACTGGGCCCGCGCCCTGGACGGGGTCGACGCGGTCGTCCATCTCGCCGCCCGGGTCCACCAGACGGAGGAGCCGGGCGAGTCCGCCGCGGCGCTCGACCTGCACCGCCGGGTCAACCGGGAGGGCACGCGGCGGCTGGCCGAGGCCGCCGCCGCCGCCGGGGTGCGCCGCATGGTGCTGGTCAGCACCATCAAGGCGGTGACAGAGAACGGCGCCGAGGATGCGGTGACCGACGAGACCCCGCCCCGGCCGAGTTCCCCCTACGGCATCTCCAAGCTGGAGGCCGAGCAGGCGCTGGAGGCGGTTGCCGCGCGGACCGGACTGGAACAGGTCGTGGTCAGGCCCCCGCTGGTCTACGGCCCGGGCGTCGGCGCCAATTTCCGGCAATTGATGGAGCTGTGCCGCCGCGCCCCGCCGCTGCCCTTCGGTTCCATCCGCAACCGGCGCAGCCTGGTCTATGTCGGGAACCTGGCCGGCGCCATCACGGCGTGCGTCGAACACCGCGACGCTCCGGGCCACCGGTTCCTGGTCCATGACGGCCCGGTGCTGTCGACGCCGGACCTGATCCGCGCGCTCGCCCGCGCTCTGGGGCGTCCGGCGCGTCTGTTCGGCGTTCCGCCGCCCCTGCTGGGGGCCGCCTTCAGCCTGATAGGACGCCGCGACGCCTTCGACCGGCTGGCGGCATCGCTGGAACTGGACGACCGCGCCATTCGGAAATCCCTGGGCTGGCAACCGAATTGGTCGCAGGAAGACGCCTTGCGCCTCACCGCGGAATGGTTCAATGCTGCGGCCGGCCCATAG